TCCGGCCCGTGGACGTCGACTACGAGCGCGTCGGTGAGGCGCTCGGCGTGGACCCGGCGGCGTTCCAGGACGTCGGCGCGGACCTCTCGGCGGCCGTCGCCTCCACCGGCCTGCCGTTCCTCGTCGTGCCCGTGAACTTCCTCGAGCACGTCGGCGGCGCGGACCCGGACGACGACGCGGTCGCTGCGCTCGCCGACGAGTACGACGCCGCGGGCGTCTACCTGTTCACGTTCGACGCGCTGGAGGGCGAGAGCACGCTCCACGCTCGCGCGTTCTGCCCGGGCCTCGGCATCCCCGAGGACCCCGTCACGGGCACCGCGAGCGGCGCAGTGGGCGCGTACCTCCGGCAGTCGGGTGCGTTCACGGACTTCCCGGACGAGGTCGTCTGCGAGCAAGGGCACTTCGTCGACCGGCCCGGAATCGTCCGCGTCCGCGTCCGCGGCGAGACCGTCACGGTGGGCGGCCAGTCGACGACCGCGATGGACGGCCGGCTCCGCGTTCCGGCGCACGAAGAAGACGACATCGTCGAGGCCTGACCCGCGTTCGTTCGACTCGCCGCTCGCACCTCACTCGGACCCGTTCGAACTCGACCCGGAGCCGCTCCGGGCGTCCGCCGACGAACTCCGCGAGGACCGCCGGTTGCTCCGGCGGTTCGACTCGGCGTCGTCGCTCGAGGCGTCGGCGTCGTCGCCGGTGGCGCTCGCGGACTCGCTCGCGCGTCGCCGCGACCGACGGTTCGACGCGTCGTCCTCGCTCTCGTCACTGCGCGACGACCCCTTCGGCGATGCACTCGACGCTTGCGAGATCCGGTTCTCGTGGCGCTTCACGTCGGACTCGATGCCGGAGAGGCGGTCGTCGACGTCGCTCAGGACCTCGCGCTTCACGGCTGCGGCGTCCACATCGGCGCCACCGGCGGTGCCGGCACTGCCCTCGGCGACCTTCCCTATCGTGAACACGAGCGCGAGCGACTTCCCGACCTGCCACACGAGAACGCCGACGACCGCGAGGATACCGAATACGGTCGGGTTCGCGGCCGCGATCGCGTCGCCCCAGTTCTGGGGGGCGTCGTTCAGTACGATCGCGATGGTCTCGCCGAACCCCATCGAGACGCCAAGGCCGACGATGCCGAGTCCCACCACTGTCGCGAGCGTCGCGAGCACCTGATAGAGCGCGACGTACTTGACGGTCTGCTTGCCATCCATGCAGGCACGCTCGCGCGGCGGTCGTATTAACTCTGGGGCCCCGCGAATGTCATCGAATCGACCACAGGAGCCGCCTCCCTTTCGTTTTCGCCCGCGGTTTTCATCCGTGGGCGAGTGAACGTACACTCGCTGGTGTCGGAACCTTCTTGGTTGTTTCCGGCGCACGACCGCACACAGATGGCAGTACTGTGGCTGGACGACATCAGAGCCAGCGACCTCGAGCGCGTCGGCGGAAAAGGGGCCTCCCTCGGTGAACTGACCGCCGCCGGACTCCCGGTCCCGCCGGGGTTCGTCGTGTCCGCGGACACCTACCGGACGTTCATCGAGGAGGCCGGCATCGCCGACGAACTCTTCGAGGCCGTCGACGTCGACGTCGACGACACCGAAGCGCTCGCCGAAGCCCAGGAGCGGGCGAGCGAGCTCATCCTGAACTCGCCGTTCCCCGACGAACTCCGCGAGGAGATCCTCGGCGCGTACGCGGACCTCGGCGACGGCGAGGAGTTCGTCGCCGTGCGCTCCTCGGCGACCGCCGAAGA
Above is a genomic segment from Halorubellus sp. JP-L1 containing:
- a CDS encoding PhzF family phenazine biosynthesis protein, with translation MTDNDTRRVALVDAFTTEPLAGNAAGVVPDADDLVPEQMQAVARELAVSETAFVTESADADRALAYYSPTQEVDLCGHATVATHGFLLDDDRIDAGSHTIETNVGVLDVDVEDDGTVWMTQDAPVVRPVDVDYERVGEALGVDPAAFQDVGADLSAAVASTGLPFLVVPVNFLEHVGGADPDDDAVAALADEYDAAGVYLFTFDALEGESTLHARAFCPGLGIPEDPVTGTASGAVGAYLRQSGAFTDFPDEVVCEQGHFVDRPGIVRVRVRGETVTVGGQSTTAMDGRLRVPAHEEDDIVEA